The following coding sequences lie in one Pontibacter sp. G13 genomic window:
- a CDS encoding YdcF family protein, producing the protein MKFLKRLLRWFLALAILGVLLFALRVPIMKGIGGVLISEDTPQPVDAIFVLSGLSLERAPLAAEYWREGLSERIVAVGSNVNPALAGIGNPIPDAQLSAKILLDLGVDTTDVFILEQGSSTWEESEAILGYANREDLHKVMIISSKFHTRRIRSVFFQKFKSDGIDVVVVGADPLDYDIDRWWEFETSLIFVNNEYIKMLYYWIKY; encoded by the coding sequence ATGAAATTCTTGAAGCGGTTACTCAGATGGTTTTTGGCATTGGCCATTTTGGGAGTGCTACTGTTTGCTTTACGAGTACCCATCATGAAAGGGATTGGAGGGGTACTTATCAGCGAGGACACACCTCAACCAGTGGATGCCATTTTTGTCCTGTCTGGATTATCGCTAGAGCGTGCCCCTTTGGCTGCAGAATATTGGCGAGAAGGTCTGAGTGAGCGAATTGTTGCTGTAGGGTCCAACGTGAATCCGGCATTGGCAGGAATCGGCAATCCTATACCCGATGCTCAATTATCTGCGAAAATATTGCTTGATCTTGGAGTGGATACTACAGATGTATTCATTTTGGAGCAAGGAAGCAGTACTTGGGAGGAATCGGAAGCTATTTTAGGATATGCCAATCGCGAGGATCTTCACAAAGTCATGATCATTTCCTCCAAATTCCACACCCGGAGAATCCGCAGTGTTTTCTTTCAAAAGTTCAAATCGGATGGAATTGATGTGGTAGTAGTCGGTGCAGATCCTTTGGACTATGACATCGACCGTTGGTGGGAGTTCGAGACGAGCTTGATCTTTGTCAACAACGAGTATATCAAGATGCTGTACTATTGGATCAAATATTAA
- a CDS encoding dipeptidase, giving the protein MEAIKSYIEQNQEKFLNELFDFLKIPSVSADSAYQADVQKAADWLVSRFGELNMDRVEVYPTEGHPIVYAEKIIDDNRPTILVYGHYDVQPPDPIELWDSPPFEPVVKDGKIYARGACDDKGQAYMHLKAIEVLNQGGELPCNVKFIVEGEEEIGSDHLEEFVRKYKDMLSADIILVSDTSMIANDVPSITVGLRGLSYVEVEVTGPNRDLHSGVYGGAIDNPINILCEMIASLKDPETGKITVEGFYDKVEELSAEYREEMGRRPFDRAAYLADLDMADTGGEKGYSELERASIRPTLDVNGIWGGYIGEGAKTVLPSKAFAKISMRLVPHQVSDEITDLFVKHFQKIAPSSVKVEVRPHHGGEAAVVSTETPGYKAAAKAMETSFGKTPIPTREGGSIPIVALFQEVLGLDTVLMGFGLDSDAIHSPNEHYGVFNYLKGIETIPLFHKNFAELAK; this is encoded by the coding sequence ATGGAAGCGATCAAATCTTATATCGAACAAAATCAGGAGAAATTCCTGAACGAATTGTTTGACTTTCTGAAAATCCCGAGTGTTAGTGCTGATTCTGCATACCAAGCTGATGTTCAAAAGGCAGCAGACTGGTTGGTGAGCCGATTCGGGGAATTGAATATGGACCGTGTAGAAGTGTATCCTACAGAAGGTCATCCTATCGTCTATGCCGAAAAAATCATTGACGACAATCGCCCGACGATTTTGGTGTATGGGCACTATGACGTGCAGCCACCAGATCCGATTGAGCTTTGGGACAGCCCACCTTTCGAGCCTGTCGTAAAGGATGGCAAAATCTACGCGCGTGGTGCTTGTGATGACAAAGGACAAGCCTACATGCACCTGAAAGCCATCGAGGTACTGAATCAGGGGGGCGAGCTCCCTTGCAACGTCAAATTCATCGTGGAAGGCGAAGAGGAAATTGGTTCCGATCACTTGGAAGAATTTGTGCGCAAGTACAAAGACATGTTGAGTGCGGATATCATCTTGGTTTCTGATACCTCCATGATTGCCAACGATGTTCCTTCCATCACCGTGGGACTCCGAGGCCTATCATACGTGGAAGTAGAGGTTACAGGCCCCAATCGCGACCTTCACTCCGGTGTATATGGTGGAGCCATTGACAATCCAATCAATATCCTTTGTGAGATGATTGCTTCTCTCAAGGATCCTGAGACTGGAAAAATCACCGTAGAAGGTTTCTACGACAAGGTAGAAGAACTTTCTGCTGAGTATCGTGAAGAAATGGGTCGTCGTCCATTCGATCGCGCTGCCTACCTTGCTGATTTGGATATGGCTGATACAGGCGGTGAAAAAGGCTACTCAGAGCTTGAGCGCGCATCTATCCGCCCTACGTTGGATGTCAATGGTATCTGGGGTGGATATATTGGAGAAGGTGCCAAAACGGTGCTTCCTTCCAAGGCATTTGCCAAGATTTCCATGCGTCTAGTCCCTCATCAGGTATCTGATGAAATCACCGATCTGTTTGTCAAGCACTTCCAGAAAATCGCTCCTAGCAGCGTGAAAGTAGAGGTAAGGCCTCATCATGGAGGTGAAGCGGCTGTTGTTTCCACTGAAACTCCCGGCTACAAAGCTGCCGCGAAGGCGATGGAGACTTCCTTTGGAAAAACTCCTATCCCTACACGTGAAGGGGGCTCTATTCCGATTGTAGCGCTCTTCCAAGAGGTGCTGGGATTGGACACCGTGCTGATGGGCTTTGGATTGGACTCTGACGCCATTCATTCCCCTAACGAGCACTATGGCGTTTTCAATTACCTCAAGGGTATTGAGACGATTCCTTTGTTCCACAAAAATTTTGCTGAATTGGCAAAATAA
- a CDS encoding FG-GAP-like repeat-containing protein codes for MRFLFLLLLTSLVSPTRSWAQNFHLATDIPFSNAEGDISSPFAGGFNQPQFSQTFLNGDDTLDLVVFDRAGQFLIPFLWDGGEYHYAPEYRSQFPRELRNWVRFADANCDGHPDIFTSYPDSNGIALYVFDSSLSGQKYYRADSLLRVDTTQIFVAGTDVPAITDIDGDQVLDILTFDFQGTFVRWFKGVHPNGDCDTLTFILGSDCWGGFSEAGLSNELTLGLSCRGNPNLQSGANRHAGSTLTAYDQEGDGAFELLLGDLNNSDVVYVHNDGTPQAAQMDAWEANFPLSDVPVDIRQFPATFYLDVDHDGANDLIAAPNAANISINVDNVWFYQNEGSNQNHQFSLQQTDFLVGEMIDLGEFSNPVWFDHNADGLLDLIVGNYLTRAEAGMEFSSLALFENIGTATDPAFELITPDWLSLSDTFNPPVFGMHPAFGDLDGDNDPDMLIGDISGKVHFFRNVAPSGQVPQFQLEIPQAFGIDVGQDAAPVILDYNRDGKMDLLIGEKAGNLNYFENLGTILQPSFPLQDADFGQVDVMESCCSGYSVPAIYEDSEGNYQMIVGAENGGLYQYENIEQFAGGAFPLTDSTFGMIEEGARVSLDMADIDQDGRLDMAVGNARGGIAIYLGGNATSIAGPFEQIPHLLKLFPNPGDSRLTLAIEAPHVSRLGSVKVQVLDMMGRKIISTTWEPANDQMALSMENLPSGAYLVKCEGNDWTASEIWIKQQGS; via the coding sequence ATGAGATTCTTATTTTTGCTGCTGTTGACCTCCTTGGTCTCCCCTACCCGATCATGGGCCCAAAATTTCCACCTAGCCACAGATATACCTTTCTCGAATGCTGAAGGTGACATTTCGTCTCCCTTCGCGGGAGGATTCAACCAGCCTCAATTTTCTCAAACATTCCTCAACGGAGATGATACCCTCGATCTGGTGGTCTTTGATCGTGCAGGGCAATTCCTAATCCCATTCCTCTGGGACGGAGGAGAGTACCATTATGCACCGGAATACCGCAGCCAATTCCCGCGAGAACTGAGAAACTGGGTAAGGTTCGCGGATGCCAATTGCGACGGTCATCCCGACATCTTCACTTCCTACCCAGACTCTAACGGAATCGCACTTTATGTTTTTGACTCTTCCCTTTCAGGACAGAAATACTACCGTGCTGACTCACTCCTACGTGTGGACACCACCCAGATATTTGTAGCAGGGACCGATGTTCCGGCTATCACGGATATTGATGGGGATCAGGTATTGGATATCCTGACCTTCGATTTTCAGGGGACGTTTGTAAGATGGTTCAAAGGCGTGCATCCCAATGGAGATTGCGATACCCTCACCTTCATCTTGGGCTCTGATTGTTGGGGCGGATTTTCCGAGGCGGGATTGAGCAATGAATTGACACTGGGCCTTTCCTGTCGGGGAAATCCCAATCTGCAATCAGGAGCCAATCGGCATGCAGGGTCTACATTGACCGCTTATGACCAGGAAGGAGACGGAGCCTTCGAGTTGCTTTTGGGAGATCTCAACAACAGTGATGTAGTATATGTCCACAATGATGGAACTCCCCAAGCAGCCCAAATGGATGCCTGGGAAGCCAATTTTCCGCTGAGTGATGTACCGGTTGACATCCGCCAATTTCCCGCGACCTTTTATCTAGATGTAGATCACGATGGCGCAAATGATCTGATTGCGGCTCCCAATGCTGCGAATATTTCCATCAACGTGGATAATGTCTGGTTCTACCAAAATGAAGGCAGCAACCAAAATCACCAGTTTTCCCTTCAACAGACCGATTTTCTGGTGGGAGAAATGATCGATCTGGGAGAATTCAGCAATCCTGTTTGGTTTGATCACAATGCTGATGGATTGCTAGACCTAATCGTAGGGAATTACCTCACCCGGGCAGAAGCGGGAATGGAATTCAGCAGTCTTGCACTCTTTGAAAATATTGGTACAGCCACCGATCCTGCTTTCGAACTCATTACTCCAGATTGGTTAAGTCTATCTGACACTTTCAATCCTCCGGTTTTTGGGATGCACCCAGCATTTGGGGATCTCGATGGGGATAATGATCCCGACATGCTCATCGGAGATATCAGCGGGAAGGTCCATTTTTTCAGAAATGTGGCTCCATCAGGTCAGGTGCCTCAATTTCAACTGGAAATCCCACAGGCATTTGGAATCGATGTAGGACAAGATGCCGCTCCGGTTATTTTGGACTATAACCGAGATGGCAAAATGGATCTATTGATTGGCGAAAAAGCGGGCAATCTCAATTACTTCGAAAACCTCGGAACCATTCTACAGCCAAGTTTTCCGCTTCAAGATGCCGACTTCGGTCAAGTGGATGTGATGGAAAGCTGCTGTTCGGGATATAGTGTTCCTGCCATCTATGAAGATTCTGAAGGGAATTACCAGATGATTGTGGGGGCCGAAAATGGGGGGCTGTATCAATATGAAAACATTGAACAATTTGCGGGAGGAGCTTTCCCCCTCACGGATTCTACGTTTGGCATGATTGAGGAAGGAGCGAGAGTTTCCCTTGATATGGCTGATATCGACCAAGATGGGCGACTGGACATGGCTGTAGGAAACGCCAGGGGAGGCATTGCCATCTACTTGGGAGGAAATGCAACCTCTATCGCAGGTCCCTTTGAACAAATTCCCCATTTACTCAAGTTGTTTCCCAATCCCGGGGATTCAAGATTGACCTTAGCCATTGAGGCTCCTCATGTCTCTCGACTTGGCTCCGTGAAGGTGCAGGTATTGGACATGATGGGACGCAAGATCATTTCCACGACTTGGGAGCCTGCAAATGATCAAATGGCTCTTTCGATGGAGAATCTTCCAAGCGGTGCATATCTCGTGAAATGTGAAGGTAACGATTGGACGGCAAGTGAAATTTGGATCAAACAGCAAGGTTCTTGA
- a CDS encoding ATP-binding cassette domain-containing protein → MTDRFNIRLEGVGKKFYKRWLFKEIHHDFQDNRRLALVGHNGSGKSTLIRIIAGQMAPSEGKVSYSKAGAPLSLQQAYQYISWSGPYIDLYEDLTFPEMLELHFTFKECLLDAPQDAIELLQLGTHSHKPLKFYSSGMMQRAKVGLALFSKSEVLILDEPTSNMDAGNASRMLQLVEDYLGDRIFVLASNLEREYGTFEAVRHLGASAS, encoded by the coding sequence TTGACTGATCGCTTCAATATTCGACTCGAAGGAGTCGGTAAAAAGTTCTACAAACGCTGGTTGTTCAAAGAAATCCACCACGATTTCCAGGACAACCGGCGTCTTGCTTTGGTGGGGCATAACGGCTCCGGCAAGTCCACTTTGATTCGGATTATTGCTGGACAGATGGCCCCGTCGGAAGGCAAAGTTTCCTACTCCAAAGCGGGAGCCCCCCTTTCTCTTCAGCAAGCATATCAATACATCAGTTGGTCAGGCCCCTACATCGACCTGTATGAAGACCTGACTTTCCCCGAGATGCTTGAGCTGCATTTCACTTTCAAGGAATGCCTGCTCGACGCTCCTCAAGACGCCATTGAATTGCTGCAATTGGGGACTCATTCCCACAAACCCCTGAAGTTCTATTCGTCTGGGATGATGCAACGGGCAAAGGTGGGCTTGGCACTTTTCTCCAAGTCTGAAGTGCTCATCTTGGATGAACCCACGAGCAATATGGATGCAGGCAATGCAAGCCGAATGCTCCAATTGGTGGAAGATTACTTGGGAGACCGTATATTTGTTCTAGCTTCCAATCTGGAGCGTGAGTATGGAACATTCGAGGCAGTGCGTCATTTGGGAGCATCCGCCTCGTGA